From a single Stackebrandtia endophytica genomic region:
- a CDS encoding extracellular solute-binding protein, translated as MRHSKVAVTGAMIASVAVALAGCGANAEGEGDAESLLIYTARAEPISDYVVEQFEEAYPQYQGKVEVLTMGAAEIPERVRAEQSNPQASLWWGGTQQALSLGAADGLLEEWTDASFADDLDPMFRDPDNKWFAEYQLPQVIVYNNEVLDASSAPQDWDDLIDPQWRDKIVIRDVAASGGMRSIWDAMILRHSPDGSDPQPGYDYLAALDANTVNYAADPSDLYLQLSRQSGVVSLWNLQDTLIQIEQNNMPFDFLVPASGTPVLVDGLGIVADGPNTEGAKLFAEFLYDSELRTTLAEEYFQIPVTEIASQPAWLADLNIVPLDVDWAIAAEHEAAWVDYWLNNIKNK; from the coding sequence ATGCGTCACAGCAAAGTCGCTGTCACCGGTGCGATGATCGCTTCAGTGGCGGTCGCCCTCGCCGGATGCGGTGCCAACGCCGAAGGCGAAGGCGACGCCGAATCGCTGTTGATCTACACCGCGCGGGCGGAACCGATCAGCGACTACGTCGTCGAACAGTTCGAGGAGGCCTACCCGCAGTACCAGGGCAAGGTCGAGGTCCTCACCATGGGTGCGGCCGAGATCCCCGAGCGGGTTCGGGCCGAGCAGTCCAACCCGCAGGCCAGCCTCTGGTGGGGTGGCACGCAGCAGGCACTGAGCCTCGGCGCCGCCGACGGCCTGCTCGAAGAATGGACCGACGCCTCGTTCGCCGACGACCTCGACCCGATGTTCCGCGACCCCGACAACAAGTGGTTCGCCGAATACCAGCTGCCGCAGGTCATCGTCTACAACAACGAGGTGCTGGACGCCTCCAGCGCACCGCAGGACTGGGACGACCTGATCGACCCGCAGTGGCGCGACAAGATCGTGATCCGCGACGTGGCCGCCAGCGGCGGCATGCGGTCCATTTGGGACGCTATGATCCTGCGTCACTCCCCCGACGGCAGCGACCCGCAGCCCGGCTACGACTACCTGGCCGCGCTGGACGCCAACACCGTCAACTACGCCGCCGACCCCAGTGACCTGTACCTGCAGCTGAGCCGTCAGTCCGGCGTGGTCAGCCTGTGGAACCTCCAGGACACCCTGATCCAGATCGAACAGAACAACATGCCGTTCGACTTCCTGGTTCCGGCGTCGGGAACCCCGGTTCTGGTCGACGGCCTGGGCATCGTCGCCGACGGACCCAACACCGAGGGAGCCAAGCTGTTCGCCGAGTTCCTCTACGACTCCGAACTGCGCACCACGCTGGCGGAGGAGTACTTCCAGATCCCGGTCACCGAGATCGCCTCGCAGCCGGCCTGGTTGGCGGACCTGAACATCGTTCCCCTGGACGTCGACTGGGCGATCGCCGCCGAGCACGAGGCCGCCTGGGTCGACTACTGGCTGAACAACATCAAGAACAAGTGA